In the Populus trichocarpa isolate Nisqually-1 chromosome 1, P.trichocarpa_v4.1, whole genome shotgun sequence genome, AAATCCCTCAGGCAACCATTCCTCGTTATCCTTAGCTTTCTTGTCTTTCCTGACAACCCAAATAAACTGCTGCCCTGAAGCTTCAAGAGCTATTGCAATCTCCTTTAGCTGAGAATCACTGAAATTGGCTACAGTTCCAAAGCATATATAAACAACTGAATTAGGCTTCTTTGAGTCCAGCCATTTCAAACACTCATGTTCGTCAATTGAAGCTTCCTTTCCTCTCTGTGCTTTATCTTCAAATTCTCTATTGCATAGCGAAACTGGGCCTATGTGCCATGCCTTCCTCCCTAACTCCTTGAAAAAATTAGCATAATCCGACTCGAGCTCATAGAAACTATTGACGACAATCCCATAACTCTTCAGTGATGATTCTCTGACCTTTTGAATTAACCTAGTAAAATCAGTTTCCACGTTTTGTTTCATATAATCTGGCAGTTGCTTGCTTGTGAACTTGATGTCACCAGGAAGCTCAGGCACCACAAACAGCTCAGAATCAGAAGAAACTTTCTTGTACGGCTTATATCTGTTCAAGCAATCTGAAGTGCACAAAGAAAAGCAACTGATGCCATGAAATACTAATCTTGGAATCCCAAATTTGGCTGCAGCATCAGTAGTCCAAGGAAGGAACATGTCAGCAATAAGACAATCAGGGTGGCATTCTTGTAGTAGCTTCTCAAGTGGTTGTTGGAGCATGGCTGTGGCCATGAAAAGTTTTTTGGTCATTTCTCCCTGTGTCTCATGAGAAGTGATCGAATCTGCGTTTTCGCATCCTTCTGGCAATCCAACCTCAACAGCAGGAAACTTGATGGTTTTgatattgatatcaaaacccAAACCTTTTGACCTCTGGATTGTTCTGGAAACAAGTGGTGCATTGAGAGGAGTGGTGACAATGGTTGCTTTCACTCCTCGAGAAGCAAATAGCTTTGCCATGTCTATGGTTGGTATCATGTGGCCATGTGCCatgaaggggaagaagaagatgtgtACCTGATTCTCCTCACCACCCATGTATATTCCTTGCAATCAAAAGACTAAAAGAGGTGCTACTGACGCTGATAATTGGAGACAATAATTAATACCGTTAAGCCTTTTAAGATGAACTGGATTACTGGATTAAGCAGGGAAGAAAATGATGATGTTGCAGACAAGGAATGTAAAGTCTATTTTTCTATGCGTGGGATGTCTGAAGTATGAGTGGGGCATATCCGAGCACTGAGTATCGAATACTTCTTTCAATTTGTGGTTAGAAATTCCGCCTTAGACTACTGTTTTAACTTCAAAAGTCTGTGGATTGGTTCTCCTATCTAGAAAATTGTgactaatgtatttttatagacTTGATTTTACAACTCTTTGAACATTTGTTGCAGAAGatctttattgtattttaaaatatattaaaataatattttttattttaaaaaaattattttcagtatcaaaacaatttaaaaatatttaaaaatattaattttaaataaaaaataaaaaataatttttttcaaaaacattttaaaataaaaaaacaaaaaagttgtaATATTCAAGGAGCAGCAAAGTCAGTCCTCGATTATTGATGCAAGAGACGACTTGGACCCGTAGAGTGACTTTTTTAGTTGACTTGAATGGTCCCATTGCATTCTGCGACCTCCCAGCAATGCTTCATCAGATCCACTGCAAATTTTTCCACTCTGCCATAGAACTTTTGTTAAAAACCCTGACAGGCAACCCATCAAGTGAGGACCGAGgtttacataaatatattttggttaaaattatcattaaaattaaggttgaataaaaaataatttaatatatttggttaaaaaatacttttcaaactaaaattataaaataattaaaaaatatatatattaatattgatagtttttcattgaaatattatcgattcaactattattattatatcataaaataaataatactttatataaaatattttttattgttctattaaactatctataattttatcacatACAAAAtccatccgacaagaactatattttttattattttataagcatgaaatttaataaatattattattattattaaacatgatatatttaaacatcaagcttttaaaatacaacaattttaaatattatattttaaaaatattttttaaaacacaataacttaaaatatctattttgaaagtgcaaaattaattataatggaagattttttttttatcccatcaGTGAGAGCTAGCtgaaacctgaaaaaaaaaaaactcagcataaagatttgatattatttttctttcctgcctctattatttttagatgGGTTCTATCAATAGCTCAGGGGGTTGTGACCAAGAGAAGCAACTAGCgagtatgtttggtattgtggtagctgttgtgattgtggtttcaaaaaagttgttttattaaaagtacttttagttgaggttggtttagaATTGAGGTTATATATGATGTAATAGTGGTAGTTAAAtctactttaaattaaaaaccatatatatatatatatatatatatatatggtttttaatttaaagtagatttaactaccactattacatcattaaataaatcatattttatatcaaatatttttaattgttccattaacttatctacaatttcatcacgtatgaaattcatccgataaggactacaattttcatgttttttttagcgtgcaacaaaatcaggtaaaatatcattagaaacaaaattggaattgcgatcaaattccacaaatacTACGTCATCATGCAATCTCCTTtcaatttatgtagtgttattaaataatattaaacattagtttttcgagtaaaacacaattttaaaaaaattaaattttttttgggtcGGACGCGGTTCAATGAACATTGTTCACATAAACAAAACAGTATCCCATTAATTAATTCActcggttcaatgcatttagatTTGGGACGGACTCGGGTCAATGCATTTAGGTTTGAATCGGATCCGGTCCGACCCATATGGGCTGGGCTAAACCCAGCTAGCCCgccccggtcactggcccaagccaatgacccggctgggcaaagcAACAAGCGTGTACTAAATTCACGCGTGTTGctacactgttcaagtgaattaaaattcacttgaacagtgtaaTGTTGATAAAAGCAAAGCCGGAGGGAATGAAGATGAAAGTCCAGTACTTTTCTAGCTATTCCTCTGTTCTGCTCCTTCTCTTCTCATGTTATTCCTCTGTTCTGTTCCTCCGTGTCTGCATGCTGGAGTTGGATGACAAAGCTAGCTACTCTTTCCCTGTTTTCCCCAGCCCCtcattctccttcttcttctgcacTTTCatttctccactgttcacgtgaatagtggagaCATGGAagtgcagaagaagaagaagttgcgCGCCTCTGGTTACTGGAAGAAGAAAGTTGCGCACCTCTGGTTACTGTGTTGTAACACAGTTTGAAAAAAGCAGCTTGGAGCTGCTTCTTCTCCCCCTGCGTTGCAAACACAGTAATCAATGGGGCTCATGAACAATACATCccgtttttttctttaccaaacaGTTTAAATCTGCAGTTTACTTAAAACGCAGCCGCAACCGCGTAAACAAACAGACTCGAAAAGGAGGAGGTCGGCGTGCAGGAGCTGCTGAAGGAGATTCTGTCACGGCTTGGACAGATCGGGTTTGGTTGAAGGTGGAGTTGGTTCTGCTATTACATATGTAGTGGCTGTTGTTGCTGACCACGGTGAAGAGGGGAGGAGTTTTTGGCTGTCAGCTTGAGGATGAGAGCTTTTTGTGTTGTTGGTGGTGAGGAGTTGCTTGCCGTGTGAGTTGAAGGGAAGGGCTTGGTGTTGACAATGGATAtgttctccactgttcactttgcAAAAGtaaacagtggagagtgaaacgTAAAAATACAAAACGCTGGATGAGAAGCATGAAAAAATTGCTCATTTTTAGTGGGTCCTATGAACCAAATCGcagctttattttttaaccaaacaccatATTATCTGCGTTTGCATAAAAACGCAGCAGCTACCGCAAAGACAAACAgctttttaaaatggataaaacAAAAGCTGTGTTTAACATACAACCGtgcattttttgaattttttttaaatattattgtgatatatttttaaaaatatatatatatatatatatatattaaaaatacaacccGATCCATTACCATCCCTTTATTGACATTAACCCAGAACAGTTGCTGCCCTGGAAAGCAGAGTCCATGTAACAAGCTACGCAAAGTTCTCAACTTTGCCTGCGAGATTTAAGTTCTTGGATCAAAGCATCAGCATTCTTACAAGAGGATCCACCTTCTTCGACGGCTATCTTTGCCTTCACTCCAAGTTTTTCAGCTCTTCTTCTCATCTCGGCTGCCTCCTTGCCACTGCCCATCAGCTTCTTTACCGCTGCCTCCACTTTGTCTCTCCCCACTGAAACCCATGACTCGGTCCTTGGCGACATCCAGTGCATACTACCCACTTTCACCCCTATTTTCAACTCATCAGTGATCAACTTCTCATTGGTGAATTGCTCTGCAGTTATAGGCCATGTTACCATTGGCATTCCAGTACTCACACCTTCTAAAGTTGAGTTCCATCCTCAATGAGTGACAAACCCTCCAACAGCCGGATGCTCTAATATCAACAGTTGAGGAGCCCAGCCTCTTATTATTAGTCCTCGTCTGGATTCTTTAATTCTATCTTCAAGCCCACTGGGAAGCaaattttctttgctttctccaTTTTGTCCAGTTGATTTAAGGATTTTTCCTATCACCCAGATGAATGGGTGATTGGAAGCCTCAAGACCGTGGGCGATCTCAAGAATTTGTGCAGGGGCTAGACGAGCTCAGCTTCCAAAACTGACGTAAAGAACCGAATCGAGTTCTTCACTGTCAAGCCAGCTCAAAATGGTTTGCTCATTAACTGAAGTCTTTTGGCCTCTCTCAGCCTTATCTTCCACATTTCTAT is a window encoding:
- the LOC127903921 gene encoding scopoletin glucosyltransferase-like; its protein translation is MGGEENQVHIFFFPFMAHGHMIPTIDMAKLFASRGVKATIVTTPLNAPLVSRTIQRSKGLGFDINIKTIKFPAVEVGLPEGCENADSITSHETQGEMTKKLFMATAMLQQPLEKLLQECHPDCLIADMFLPWTTDAAAKFGIPRLVFHGISCFSLCTSDCLNRYKPYKKVSSDSELFVVPELPGDIKFTSKQLPDYMKQNVETDFTRLIQKVRESSLKSYGIVVNSFYELESDYANFFKELGRKAWHIGPVSLCNREFEDKAQRGKEASIDEHECLKWLDSKKPNSVVYICFGTVANFSDSQLKEIAIALEASGQQFIWVVRKDKKAKDNEEWLPEGFEKRMESKGLIIRGWAPQVVILDHEAIGGFVTHCGWNSTIEGIAAGKPMVTWPVSAEQFFNEKLVTDVLKIGVAVGVQQWVTVYGDKITSGAVEKAVTRIMTGEEAKEMRSRVEALGGMAKRAIEEDGSSYSNLNALIEELRGRRH